The Paenibacillus beijingensis nucleotide sequence GGAAGCCGGTCTTCAAAGCGGCACGGAAGTTCCTGATGAGAACAGGCGGCCGATCATTCAGAGCAACTATCTGGATTTGAGCCAGCTCCAGGATTACTGGGGACCGCAGCGGCTTAATCACCATACGGAAATGACATCGATGCTGTACGCGCTCCGCGAAGGTCTGCGGCTTGTGCTGGAAGAAGGACTGGAGGAGCGGTTCGCCCGCCACCGCCTGCACGAGAAGGCGCTTGTGGCCGGACTTGCGGCAATGGGTCTCGACTTTTACGGTGACGAAAGCTGCAAGCTGACCGTCGTCACTTGCATTGCCATACCGGAGGGCATCGACGGGGAGTCGGTCCGTTCCATGCTGCTCGACCGCTTCGGCATTGAAATCGCCAGCTCGTTCGGGCCGCTTAAAGGTAAAATATGGAGAATCGGAACGATGGGCTTTAGCTGCAACCAGAAAAATGTTCTTCATCTGCTCGGCGCACTGGAGGCGGTATTGATCCGCCACGGGCATTCGCTGCCCGCCGGAGCTGCGCTGCAGGCGGCATTGGAGATTTACGAAGGAGGATAGCCCGAAATGCAAAATATTATGCCGACAGGTCTTCATGCAATGGTAACGTCGCCTCATTACTTGGCTTCTCATGTCGGGAGTCTCATTTTGAAGCGGGGCGGCAGCGCCTTCGACGCGGCGGTAGCCGTCAGCGCCGCTTTGGGAGTCGTATATCCCCATATGACCGGGCTAGGCGGGGACGCATTTTTTATGCTGTATGACGCCAAGGAAGGAACGCTTCACGGGTATAACGGCAGCGGCCGTTCGGGACGGCAGCTGCGTCCGGAAATTTATACGTCTGCCGGTGAAACCGCGATTCCGCTTCGCGGCATCCGCAGCGCGATTACCGTACCGGGCATGGTGGATACTTGGTGGGAAGTGTGGCGCCGCGGCGGAAAGCTGCCTTGGGAGGAACTGCTGGAGCCTGCGGCAGAATATGCGGAGAAGGGCTTCCCGATCTCGCGCAACCTGCACTACTGGATGATCAAGAACGAAACGGATTTGCGGGCTTGCGCACCGCTTGAAAGCATCTATTTTGCCGATGGGAAATTGCTAAGCGAGGGCGACCGCCTGCTTCAGCCGGATCTTGCGCGCGCGCTGCGAGAGCTGCAAACCGGAGGACGGGACGCTTTCTATAAAGGCAGCATTATGAAGCGTATTATAGCGGGCATGCAGGCGGACGGCGGGCTGCTGACGGAAGAGGATTTCACGACTCACAGCGGCGAATGGGTGAAGCCGGTCTCGGTCACTTACCGGGGCTACGAAATCCATCAGATGCCGCCCAACTCGCAAGGCTTCACGGCGCTCATGATGATGAACATTCTGGAAAATGAAGACCTGTCGCAAATTCCGCGCAATTCGGCCGCCTTTTACCACCTCATTGTGGAAACGGTGAAAAAAGCGTTCCGCGACCGCGACCGGTATTTGACCGATCCGGATTTTGCGCACATTCCGCTCGAGCGGCTGCTGTCGAAATCGTATGCCAAGCATTTGTACGACGAGATCGACCAGCAGTTTCCGCGTCCGGCATCGTTCCTTTCCTCGGCAATGGGGCAGGACACCGCGTATGCGGCCGTTACGGATGAGGAAGGCAATGCGGTCTCGTTTATCCAGAGCCTTTATTTTGACTTCGGCTCCGCTTATAGCCCTGGCGATTCAGGCATCATTATGCAAAACCGCGGCTCGTTCTTTTCGCTTAATACGTCGGATCCCAACGTGCTCGCACCCGGCAAACGTTCCTTTCATACGCTGAT carries:
- the ggt gene encoding gamma-glutamyltransferase, coding for MQNIMPTGLHAMVTSPHYLASHVGSLILKRGGSAFDAAVAVSAALGVVYPHMTGLGGDAFFMLYDAKEGTLHGYNGSGRSGRQLRPEIYTSAGETAIPLRGIRSAITVPGMVDTWWEVWRRGGKLPWEELLEPAAEYAEKGFPISRNLHYWMIKNETDLRACAPLESIYFADGKLLSEGDRLLQPDLARALRELQTGGRDAFYKGSIMKRIIAGMQADGGLLTEEDFTTHSGEWVKPVSVTYRGYEIHQMPPNSQGFTALMMMNILENEDLSQIPRNSAAFYHLIVETVKKAFRDRDRYLTDPDFAHIPLERLLSKSYAKHLYDEIDQQFPRPASFLSSAMGQDTAYAAVTDEEGNAVSFIQSLYFDFGSAYSPGDSGIIMQNRGSFFSLNTSDPNVLAPGKRSFHTLMPGMITRGGKPYALVGTQGGEGQPQTTLSVLTGLLDYGCTIQEALALPRWVYGRTWGEDSDAIKLENRDMLDIAAQLREWGHEVELVGAWDGIMGQSQGIVIGENGVISGAADPRGDGMAIGW